The Schistocerca gregaria isolate iqSchGreg1 chromosome 1, iqSchGreg1.2, whole genome shotgun sequence genome includes a window with the following:
- the LOC126273675 gene encoding bromodomain-containing protein 4, translating to MSTTLGVQQWFPPPADPAAELSRHAEEFGFQFVADSEDVKEEPEPEPEHDLVAAEQEHDLDSDAEGEAAAARYGGVITVRGSGCAGGSEDEKLLRLLGGDSADEDEDVDDADDDPEERPGASACSVVLDPLPRGVLRSLSCEGRVSATRAQTEVSGLLRELVEAVAEPPPPPPPAAACALFAAACAAAPHGRKARKRRRRRSASAASTSSSGASSSHGRERRRQRKRERRSALYAAARTTEGGADDRREPSPTPTPRVNPIFVWIKQDDTRIVEVLCEDYDKRNRIRITKTAHGWRAIPHTERLASALSPPAVQKQSLPAGKTQSPPLSRTHSSSSGSSSSGSGRRESSRSSTESRLSPVGGSSRIPTVAPAVASVATREERIDISQRIEDEDAESGAETKEGRLEDEDEGAHEEEEDETGTHLPEYDCEEEMEYEEDVAESDAGIEGGDTCCEMEEPEDDHEMASLKAEDADEFCDPECYQEMHQEEETHGGEEEEEEEEEVQHLDEGEIVEGCEEEAELCQEEEEEEEEEEVLPTDLSLPKLRKREEDEMECKPRRLMLSRSPPITIPKYSPSCGAGVQQVEKQYQEAQPAHQQPPRSAAKSAFLESLLSRKVSAVVPTEAKPASERTSPAAGGGAGAIDLGTRAAAAGSPTVSCSSDEKAERERDDLTLRALLAGGSHQQPVQHPMAAPPPPPPPAQQHHHHHHHQQHHRHQAAPVAPPPTLPAVTAEQSGRSRLLELLTAEEPVAQLRRLERDFPDPLVVPRDRLPALLAAPAAEAPRLLASRPDLRLPAALSSPTLVHDPDLLVVPLRQLYATLQQQQHAKDAPAASAPAPVPDFVTLAAFAEWQQRQQVAAAEAATAASLTQVMWLPYLTQLEAASALCGNYAEFVAAVNAVFPPAGFGGGAAAVPPPPPYLLSPTLSAGVDYKAQLEAIAASFWQQQQHVAPTKSKAPSAAKRSPRASPLSRPQRHHAAPAPQAPPPPPPPTQPAAAANRPPSVTCKSLLNLLSSSGGQRRPEPVALKVPQPPGAGPIDLSATPKLKVKQPQHLVDPLHTPRLLKEPPPECAPIVSSTAVSPGPPPTPDKVSGAQNLWHPLFGSQKSYSSPWQWTTVTATGE from the coding sequence ATGAGCACGACGCTGGGCGTGCAGCAGTGGTTCCCGCCGCCGGCGGATCCCGCGGCCGAGCTCAGCCGGCACGCGGAGGAGTTCGGTTTCCAGTTCGTGGCGGACAGTGAGGACGTGAAGGAGGAGCCCGAGCCGGAGCCCGAGCACGACCTGGTCGCGGCCGAGCAGGAGCACGACCTCGACAGCGACGCGGAGggcgaggcggcggcggcgcgctaCGGCGGCGTGATAACAGTGCGCGGCAGCGGCTGCGCGGGCGGCTCCGAGGACGAGAAGCTGCTGCGCCTGCTCGGCGGAGACAGCGCGGACGAGGACGAGGACGTGGACGACGCGGACGACGACCCGGAGGAGCGGCCGGGCGCGAGCGCGTGCTCGGTGGTGCTGGACCCGCTGCCGCGGGGCGTGCTGCGCTCGCTCAGCTGCGAGGGCCGCGTGAGCGCGACGCGCGCCCAGACCGAGGTGAGCGGCCTGCTGCGCGAGCTAGTGGAGGCGGTggccgagccgccgccgccgccgccgcccgccgccgcctGCGCGCTCTTCGCCGCCGCTTGCGCCGCCGCCCCCCACGGCCGCAAGGCCCGCAAGCGCCGCCGCCGCAggtccgcctccgccgcctccacgTCTTCGTCCGGGGCCTCTTCCTCGCACGGCCGCGAGCGCCGGCGCCAGCGCAAGCGGGAGAGGCGGAGCGCGTTGTACGCCGCCGCCAGGACGACGGAGGGCGGCGCCGACGACAGGCGCGAACCCAGCCCGACACCCACACCGCGTGTCAACCCCATTTTTGTGTGGATCAAGCAGGACGATACTCGCATTGTGGAAGTGTTGTGTGAAGATTACGACAAGCGCAATCGCATTAGGATTACTAAGACGGCGCACGGGTGGCGGGCGATACCTCACACCGAGAGGTTAGCGTCGGCCCTCAGTCCCCCTGCAGTGCAGAAACAATCTCTCCCTGCCGGCAAAACACAGTCGCCGCCGCTGTCGAGGACTCATAGCAGTAGCAGTGGTAGTAGTAGTTCGGGGAGCGGCCGCAGGGAGTCGTCGCGGAGCTCTACCGAGTCGCGGCTGTCGCCGGTAGGTGGCAGCTCGCGCATCCCGACTGTGGCGCCAGCCGTGGCGAGTGTCGCTACTCGCGAAGAGCGGATCGATATCTCGCAGAGGATCGAGGACGAAGACGCCGAGTCCGGCGCGGAAACCAAAGAGGGGAGGCTGGAGGACGAAGACGAAGGGGCGCACGAGGAAGAAGAGGACGAAACGGGTACTCATCTCCCGGAATACGACTGCGAGGAAGAGATGGAGTACGAGGAGGACGTCGCAGAAAGTGACGCCGGCATCGAGGGAGGTGACACGTGTTGCGAAATGGAGGAACCCGAAGACGATCACGAAATGGCTTCGTTGAAGGCGGAAGATGCGGACGAGTTTTGTGATCCCGAATGCTACCAAGAAATGCATCAGGAAGAAGAAACTCACGGAggcgaagaagaggaggaggaggaagaagaagttcAGCATTTGGACGAGGGCGAAATAGTGGAGGGTTGTGAAGAAGAAGCCGAGCTTTgccaagaagaagaggaggaggaggaagaggaagaagttttGCCAACTGATCTCAGCCTGCCCAAACTCCGGAAGCGAGAAGAAGACGAAATGGAGTGCAAGCCTAGGAGGTTGATGCTGTCCCGGTCGCCGCCCATCACGATACCCAAATACTCGCCGTCGTGTGGGGCCGGTGTACAGCAAGTGGAGAAGCAGTATCAGGAGGCGCAACCGGCCCACCAGCAACCTCCTCGGTCCGCGGCCAAGTCGGCATTCCTAGAGTCGCTGCTATCGAGGAAGGTGTCCGCAGTGGTGCCTACTGAGGCGAAACCGGCGTCGGAGCGCACCTCCCCCGCGGCCGGAGGAGGCGCAGGAGCCATCGACCTCGGCACGCGGGCAGCGGCGGCCGGCAGCCCCACCGTGAGCTGCTCCTCCGACGAGAAGGCGGAGCGCGAGAGGGACGACCTGACGCTGCGCGCGCTGCTGGCCGGCGGCTCGCACCAGCAGCCCGTGCAGCACCCTATGgcggcgccgccgcccccgccgccacccgcgcagcagcaccaccaccaccaccaccaccaacagcacCACCGGCACCAGGCGGCCCCAGTGGCGCCCCCGCCCACGCTGCCCGCCGTCACCGCGGAACAGAGCGGCCGGTCGCGGCTGCTGGAGCTGCTGACGGCAGAGGAGCCGGTGGCGCAGCTGCGCAGGCTGGAGCGCGACTTTCCGGACCCCCTGGTCGTGCCGCGGGACAGGCTGCCCGCGCTGCTGGCCGCGCCCGCCGCGGAAGCGCCGAGGCTGCTGGCGTCCAGGCCCGACCTGCGGCTGCCGGCGGCGCTGTCGAGCCCGACGCTGGTGCACGACCCCGACCTGCTGGTGGTGCCGCTGCGCCAGCTGTACGCcaccctgcagcagcagcagcacgccaAGGACGCGcccgccgcctccgcccccgcgCCCGTGCCGGACTTCGTCACGCTGGCCGCCTTCGCCGAGTGGCAGCAGCGCCAGCAGGTGGCGGCCGCGGAGGCGGCGACGGCGGCGTCGCTGACGCAGGTCATGTGGCTGCCCTACCTCACGCAACTGGAGGCGGCGTCCGCTCTATGCGGCAACTACGCCGAGTTCGTCGCCGCGGTCAACGCCGTCTTCCCTCCCGCCGGCTTCGGTGGCGGCGCCGCGGCCGTCCCTCCGCCTCCGCCGTACCTGTTGTCACCCACCCTTTCCGCCGGCGTCGATTACAAGGCGCAGCTGGAAGCCATCGCCGCCAGCTTCTGGCAACAACAGCAGCACGTGGCACCGACGAAATCGAAGGCGCCGTCGGCGGCGAAGCGTTCACCGCGCGCCAGCCCGCTGTCGCGGCCGCAGCGCCACCACGCCGCCCCCGCTCCGCAGGCACCGCCCCCTCCGCCCCCGCCCACGCAGCCCGCCGCGGCGGCCAACAGGCCCCCGTCGGTGACGTGCAAGTCGCTCCTCAACCTGCTCAGCAGCAGCGGGGGGCAGCGGCGGCCGGAGCCCGTGGCGCTCAAGGTTCCCCAGCCCCCGGGGGCGGGACCCATCGACCTGTCGGCGACGCCCAAGCTGAAAGTGAAGCAGCCGCAGCACCTGGTGGACCCACTGCACACGCCGCGCCTCCTCAAGGAGCCGCCCCCAGAGTGCGCGCCCATCGTCAGCTCGACGGCCGTCAGCCCCGGGCCGCCCCCCACCCCCGACAAGGTGTCCGGCGCGCAGAACCTCTGGCACCCCCTTTTCGGAAG